Proteins from a genomic interval of Chanodichthys erythropterus isolate Z2021 chromosome 8, ASM2448905v1, whole genome shotgun sequence:
- the mdm2 gene encoding E3 ubiquitin-protein ligase Mdm2, with amino-acid sequence MATESCLSSSQINKVDNEKLVRPKVQLKRLLEDAGADKDVFTMKEVMFYLGKYIMSKELYDKQQQHIVHCGEDALGAVLGVKSFSVKEPRALFAMINRNLVTVKNSETQSTFSEPRSQSEPDRGPGDTDSDSRSSTSQQQRRRRRSSDPESSSAEDEPRERRKRHKSDSFSLTFDDSLSWCVIGGLHRERGNSESSDTHSNSDVGISHSEVSDESGDSDSDNFSVEFEVESINSDAYSENDEDSLPGENEVYEVTIFAEDEDSFDEDTEITEADYWKCAECDELNPPLPRHCKSCWNVRPDWLPESDSNNENPSTNTQTSTEDTSITTTPSLASNDKMLPSKPSSPLPETDEGVDVPDGKCLQSPAAAAAKVELPSSATSGCLTNSQTLSSQPSTSSGGGSSQEETPELERYNSLEACLPAACLEPCVICQSRPKNGCIVHGRTGHLMACYTCAKKLKNRNKLCPVCREPIQSVVLTYVS; translated from the exons CAGAGAGTTGTTTAAGCAGTTCTCAAATCAACAAGGTTGACAATGAAAAACTG GTAAGACCAAAGGTGCAGTTAAAAAGGCTGTTAGAGGATGCAGGTGCAGATAAAGATGTTTTCACTATGAAGGAG gttATGTTTTATTTAGGGAAGTATATCATGAGTAAGGAGTTATATGACAAGCAGCAGCAACACATTGTACACTGCGGAGAGGATGCTCTCGGTGCAGTTCTTGGAGTGAAAAGTTTCTCCGTCAAAGAGCCCCG agcTCTTTTTGCAATGATCAACAGAAACCTTGTGACAGTAAAAAATTCAG AAACTCAGTCTACCTTCTCTGAACCCAGGAGTCAAAGTGAACCCGATCGAGGGCCCGGG GATACGGATTCAGACTCTCGCTCATCTACCTCACAACAGCAGCGCAGGAGGAGAAGAAGCAGTGATCCTG AGAGTTCTTCAGCTGAAGACGAGCCCAGAGAACGCAGGAAGAGGCACAAATCAGACAGCTTTTCCCTGACTTTTGATGACAGCCTGTCTTGGTGTGTGATTGGCGGCCTGCACCGGGAGAGGGGGAACAGTGAGTCTTCAGACACACACAGCAACTCT GATGTAGGTATCTCTCACAGTGAGGTCAGTGATGAAAGTGGGGACTCGGACTCTGATAATTTCAGTGTGGAGTTTGAAGTGGAATCTATCAACTCCGATGCCTATAGTGAGAACGACGAGGATTCGCTGCCGGGAGAGAACGAG GTGTATGAAGTCACAATCTTTGCAGAGGATGAAGATTCGTTCGATGAGGATACTGAGATAACTGAGGCA GACTACTGGAAGTGTGCCGAATGTGACGAGCTCAACCCTCCTCTTCCTCGCCATTGCAAAAGCTGCTGGAATGTCCGACCTGATTGGCTTCCAGAATCAGACTCCAACAATGAAAACCCCTCCACTAACACTCAAACCAGCACTGAAGACACCAGCATCACCACAACTCCCAGCTTGGCCTCGAATGACAAAATGCTTCCTTCCAAACCCTCAAGCCCTCTTCCAGAAACCGACGAAGGAGTGGATGTACCCGATGGCAAGTGCTTGCAATCTCCCGCTGCTGCCGCCGCCAAAGTAGAACTTCCCTCTTCTGCTACCTCCGGCTGCCTAACCAACTCTCAGACCTTGTCATCGCAGCCATCCACTTCCTCTGGTGGGGGCAGCAGTCAGGAAGAGACCCCTGAGTTAGAGCGCTACAACAGCCTGGAGGCCTGCCTGCCCGCCGCTTGCCTCGAGCCCTGCGTCATCTGTCAAAGTCGCCCCAAGAATGGCTGCATCGTCCACGGAAGGACTGGACACCTTATGGCATGTTACACTTGCGCAAAGAAATTAAAGAACCGGAACAAGTTGTGTCCGGTGTGCCGAGAGCCCATTCAGTCAGTCGTGTTGACTTACGTGAGCTGA